The Longimicrobium sp. genomic sequence TCGGACCGCACGTTCAGCCCCGTGCTCCACTGCGCCGGCACGCTGGCCAGCGGCCCGCCGCGCGTCAGGCGGTCGTTGTCCAGCTCCGGACTGCCGCCCACGCGCGCGCCCAGCGACCAGAAGTTGGCGAGCTGCACGTTGCCGCCCAGGTTGTACCCCTCGAAGATGCGGTCGCCGCCGAAGTTCACGGCGTGGTTGCTGAACGCGAACACGTTGTAGTTGCGAAAGCGGCGCCCCGCGCGCGTCTCGCGGTACATCAAAAAGGTGGAAAGCGCGCGATAGTCGGCGCGGGTCTGGAAGCCGGCGTCGTTCACCTCGAAGCCGGGGCTCACCGTCTGAAAGGTGAGCGAGCCCAGCCAGTGCTTGCCGCTGGTCCTGGCCAGCGCCAGCGCGCCCGCGTACCCGCCCAGCCGGGTGGCCGTGCTGTCCAGGCGCAGGTGGTCTGCGTCGGGACGGGCGAAGTAGCGGGTGGATGCGTTCTGCGCGGCCGTGATCACGCCGCGCTCCCCCGCCACCGTGCTCGCCGATGCGAACCCGTTCAGGCTCCAGGTGCGGTTTCCCCACGAGTGGTCGAAGTCCACGCCGCCCATGTACGCCGACGAGCGCAGCATTCCACCCAGCGCCGGCTCGCCCAGGTCGCGGTGGATGGCCGTGAACATGGCGCCCGCCACGCTCTGCCCGCCCCGCAGGTCGCGCCGCACGCGCCCGGCCAAGTAGTTGGAAAGCGGCTCCACTGGCGCCGAGCCCTCGCGCAGTACCGTGTCGCCGTCCACCACGCGCCGGCCCAGGAAGGCGCCGTTCTCGCGGGTGGTGACGGCGTCCAGGAGCCCGATGGACCATCCGCCGCGGGTGCGGCCGCTGAGCTTGGCCGCCGCGGCGATCGTCGTCTGCTCGGGCGCGTCGGAAAAGAGCACCTCGTCCGCGCCCAGCTGCCCCGCCAGGGTGCGCTGCGGCCGCCGCCCGATGCGGCGCGAGTAGAAGGGCTGCGTGAACTGGTAGTTGTTGAAGGAGTTGGTGGGGTGCCCAAAGCGGAAGATGTCGGTCCCCTCGGTGAAGAACGGGCGCCGTTCCGGGAACTGCACCTCGAACGCGCTCAGGTTCACCACCGCCGGGTCCACCTCCACCTGCCCGAAGTCGGGATTCACCGTGGCCGTGAGCGTGAGCCCCGAGGGAAGGCCGTACTTGACGTCCACGCCGGCCGACGCGGTCAGGTCGTTGGGCCGGTAGAACGGGTTCGCCGCGTCGCCGCCGGGCGCGCGGTCCATGCGCGCGCTGGTGTACGGCTGGATCTCCAGGCGGCGCGGGGTGCGCAGCCCGTCCAGCCCCGCCAGGTCGCCGAAGCGCGACACGAAGCCGCCCTCGCTCTGCGTCCACGGCGACCAGGAGGTGCGCTCCTCACGCCGGGCCACGTCGCGCTGCACCTGCACCCCCCACACGCGCCCCGCCGCCGGCTCGCGCCGCCCGTAGCGCAGCTGCGACAGCGGAATGCGGTACTCCGCCGTCCACCCCGCCGAGTCCACCTGGGCCGCCACCTCCCACACGGCGTCCCAGCTCAGGTCCTCGTTGGTGTCGTCGAAGTGGAAGACGTCCTTCTTCACCCCGCGGGGGTTCACCGAAAAGCGGAAGCCCGTGCGGCGGTCGTGGTAGGTGTCGAGGATCACGTGCACCCAGTCCGAGTAGATCCCCGATGCGTCGCGCCGGGCGAGCTGGGCCGCGATGGAGTCCGGGCGCGCGTCGTACATCCGCACGCCCACGTACACCGCCTGGTCGTCGAAGAGGATGCGGGCCTCGGTGCGCTCCCGCGCCGGGGCCCGCGGGGTGGGGTAGCTTTCCGTGAACGCGTCCGCGACGCCCGCCGCGGCCCATGCCGCCTCGTCCAGCCGGCCGTCCACGCGGACCGCGCCGCTCACCCGCGCGGCACGAACGGCGCGCGTGGCCGCGCGGGTGGAGTCGGCGGGAACCTGGGCCACGGCGGCCGGGGCGCAGACGAGGAGAAGAAGGAACGTGAGATGGATCCGGCGCATGGCTGCCTCGGGAGGTCGTGGGGGGGCCGCGGCGCTCATCGCGCGCGGGACAGGATGGATTCGAAGAGGTCCAGCGCCCGCGGAGTGCCTTCCTTGCCCAGCAGCTGGAGCGCGGCGCGGCGGCGTGCCGGGTTCCCGTCGCGGGTGGCGACGGCGAGCCACTCCTCCTCGCCGCCGTTCCTCCGGGAAAGCTCCGTGTCGGCCCGGTGCCCCCGCTCCCCGCCTTGGATGGTGGCCGCCGCGCGCCGCCCCAGTTCCTTGGCCGCCAGGCTCCGCGCCTCCTGCGCCCGTGCCGACCGCGCCACGCGCAGCAGCCCCCGCCACACCGGCTCGCCGTCGAGCAGGAAAACGGGCACCAGCGCTCCCCGCGCGACCTGGCCGTCGCTCCGCAGGGCCAGGTCGAGAAGGAAGGACCCCGCCTCGGTGGGGGAAACCGCGATCGCCGCCGCCCCGGGAGCAGGTCCCGCCGTGGCGCGCACCGAGGCCACGCGCCCGCCCGCCATTCCCAGCGCCACGCGCACCGGGCCGGGGCTGCACGCCGCCTCCGCGTCGTTGGGGAGCTGCGACAGGCTGGGGACGAAGAGCGCCAAGCCGCCGCCCGCCAGGCGCCGGCCGATGACCGCGCGGCCGTCGCCGCACGCCCCCGGCGCCCCGGTGAAATGGATCAGCACGGTGCCGTCGCGGTTCGCCGCCACCTGCCGCGCGAGCGTCTGTGCCTCCGCCCCGGTCGCGGTGGCGGCCGCCAGTCCCCAAAGGAGCGCCGTGGCCGTGCGGAGATGCGAAATTTTTAGCATGCGAGTACGCTTTCGAGTGGAAGCCGGGCGCGGGGGCTACCCGCGCGCGCGTGAGCTTCGGAGGTGAGCGATGGCCGGTTGCGCGGCGCCGCGCACGGCCACGTGCGGATCGCGCAGCAGCGGCTCCACCATCGCGATGGCGCGGGCGTCGCCGATGGCGCCCAGCGCTTCCACGGCGCCGGCCCGCACCTGCCAGGCGGGGTCGCGCAGCACCGAGCCGAGCGCCGTCACCGCCCGCGCGTCCGGCACCTGCGCGAGGGCCGATGCGGCGTTCGCGCGCACCCGCCAGTGCGGGTCTGCCAGGGCGCCGGCGAGCGCATTCACCCCCCTGCGCTCCCCCGCCGCCCCGAGCGCCCAGGCGGCGTAGGCGCGCACCCGCCAGTCCGCGTCGCCCAATGCGGCGACCAGGGGGCGGATGAGCTCGCCCCCGCGCACCTGCGCGAGCGCCCAGGTGGCACGCTCCCGTACCAGGTCCATCGCGCTCGTCGGGGTGTGGTCGAGCGCCGGGCGCAGCCGGCGGATGGCCGCCGCATCCGCGCCCGAGGCGCTCCCCGCGTTGCGCAGCGCCAGCTCGCGCGCCCCGGGCGCCAGCGGAAGCCGCTCCCCCGTGGGCTGCCCCGCCGAAATTTCGCGGGGCGGGTCGGTCGTCTCGGCGTGCGCGCGGGCCCGTACGCTCGCGACCGGGTGCGAGCGTGCGATTTCGCGCAGCGCGGCGCGGACCTCCTGGCGCGTCCGGGCGGGTACGTCGCCGCGCCCCAGGATGCCGGCCATCGCCTCGACGGCCTCGCCCTGCACGCCGTCGTCGGGGTCGCTGGCCACCATGCGCCGGAGCCCGGCGACGGCCTGAGTCGTGGCCAGCACCCCCAGCCCTTCGGCGGCCTCGCGGCGCGCCTCCTCGCCGGGGTGCACGCGGGCGATCTTCAGCAGCCCCGCGAGCCCCGCCCCGCCCCGCAGGCCGGCGAGCGACTCGGCGGCCTCGCGCTGCACCTCGGGGTCCGTCTCCTGGAAGGCGAGCCGCTCCAGCGCCTCGGCCGCGGCCGCGGGGGGCGCGTTGCGGGCGATCGCCTCGACCGCGGCGCGCCGCTCTTCGCCCGTCCCGGTGAGGAACGCGAACCCGTTCCCGCCCGCGCGGGTGCCCGCCGGGTCCTTCCGCTCCGCGACGACGGTGCAGGTGCCCGCCGTGCAGTCCAGGCCGATCTCCGGGTTCGGGTCCGGATCGGGGTCCGGGAACACCTGGACGTGCTGCCCGTTCGCCGGGGCGGGATGCTCCCCATCGCCGTCACCCGTATCCACCCGCCCGCGCACCACCGCCCCGCCGCCGCTCACCACGTTCACCCCGCCCGTTACGCGGTCCAGGAGCGCGCCCGCGCCCGCGGTGCGGATCTCCCCCTCCAGGCGCGACCTGGCGATCATCACGCCGCCGCCCTCGCTGGCGAAGTCCACCGTCCCGCGCAGCCGGTCCAGGTGCAGCCCGTCGCCGCCGGAGGTCCCGGTGAAGCGGCCCTCCACCTCGCGGATGGACACGC encodes the following:
- a CDS encoding DUF5916 domain-containing protein, translating into MRRIHLTFLLLLVCAPAAVAQVPADSTRAATRAVRAARVSGAVRVDGRLDEAAWAAAGVADAFTESYPTPRAPARERTEARILFDDQAVYVGVRMYDARPDSIAAQLARRDASGIYSDWVHVILDTYHDRRTGFRFSVNPRGVKKDVFHFDDTNEDLSWDAVWEVAAQVDSAGWTAEYRIPLSQLRYGRREPAAGRVWGVQVQRDVARREERTSWSPWTQSEGGFVSRFGDLAGLDGLRTPRRLEIQPYTSARMDRAPGGDAANPFYRPNDLTASAGVDVKYGLPSGLTLTATVNPDFGQVEVDPAVVNLSAFEVQFPERRPFFTEGTDIFRFGHPTNSFNNYQFTQPFYSRRIGRRPQRTLAGQLGADEVLFSDAPEQTTIAAAAKLSGRTRGGWSIGLLDAVTTRENGAFLGRRVVDGDTVLREGSAPVEPLSNYLAGRVRRDLRGGQSVAGAMFTAIHRDLGEPALGGMLRSSAYMGGVDFDHSWGNRTWSLNGFASASTVAGERGVITAAQNASTRYFARPDADHLRLDSTATRLGGYAGALALARTSGKHWLGSLTFQTVSPGFEVNDAGFQTRADYRALSTFLMYRETRAGRRFRNYNVFAFSNHAVNFGGDRIFEGYNLGGNVQLANFWSLGARVGGSPELDNDRLTRGGPLASVPAQWSTGLNVRSDSRKRVIGGLNLSYRTDTSGEFDHVVGLTLDARPSSAVRVRLEPQWINEKDTDQFIRSLADTLAQETFGRRYVFADLEQTTVAVGTRVDWTFTPRLSLELFAQPFFVRGDFREYKEFETPGEYRFRVYGRDGGTAVRNDTTGVVTVDPDGAAGPAAPFAVARGFGERDFALRSVRGNAVLRWEYRPGSVLFFVWQQDRSGLDFTGDFMDARNDGSIFRDPARNIFMVKATYWIGS
- a CDS encoding HEAT repeat domain-containing protein, which produces MTPPPISAAEALAVLGLLAKATLVVAVAGLAAACLLHRGASAAARHMVWALAIGAVLSLPVLSVLLPGWRVAVLREAEPVPASFSAPAGPLSAGPAEMDDEAASGRPAAAAPAPVPAAPAPIGVEWLLAGLYALVALALAGRVVAGRWSVARLARSATPLDSPEWRELLRDLVWVAEVERPVRLLRSDRATMPMTWGTRRPVVLLPAAADGWSAERRRVVLLHELAHVARRDCLLQTLAALACALYWVHPGVWYAARRMRAERELACDDRVLAAGTRARSYAAHLLEVARAFRPDGGASPVAVSMARPSQLEGRMLAVLDAVRSRRAPSRAASAAAAAVALTVSGLVAAVHPAVAKARPPAAPAEVRQAQEHVVEHTVAARPGGRLELVMDNEAAVEVTGWERDAVFVHAEFTGARAREGRVDAVAAAGGVRVTGRRPGAAGRQDKLRIWVPRHFDVAVRSRGGGVSIREVEGRFTGTSGGDGLHLDRLRGTVDFASEGGGVMIARSRLEGEIRTAGAGALLDRVTGGVNVVSGGGAVVRGRVDTGDGDGEHPAPANGQHVQVFPDPDPDPNPEIGLDCTAGTCTVVAERKDPAGTRAGGNGFAFLTGTGEERRAAVEAIARNAPPAAAAEALERLAFQETDPEVQREAAESLAGLRGGAGLAGLLKIARVHPGEEARREAAEGLGVLATTQAVAGLRRMVASDPDDGVQGEAVEAMAGILGRGDVPARTRQEVRAALREIARSHPVASVRARAHAETTDPPREISAGQPTGERLPLAPGARELALRNAGSASGADAAAIRRLRPALDHTPTSAMDLVRERATWALAQVRGGELIRPLVAALGDADWRVRAYAAWALGAAGERRGVNALAGALADPHWRVRANAASALAQVPDARAVTALGSVLRDPAWQVRAGAVEALGAIGDARAIAMVEPLLRDPHVAVRGAAQPAIAHLRSSRARG